In Persicimonas caeni, a single window of DNA contains:
- a CDS encoding kelch repeat-containing protein yields the protein MAVLLTCFACSDSSSGSSDGGSSDHRNRDDGFPSDQKCVATQGVTDTGDAGLDASAEVPVRIQPFMWDGSDWATNHEFSSAKLYLNCGTTGEQIEEHELDSSSGSTWTVSSPVGSHFRVVVELYSSDSTLLARGATGFFDVAETDEQVDLGVQLGQPGAFAPVGSVVRRNGQAELTQSRMDYRAIREIDSDRWLGRVGHRAVPVNWGDKLLIVGGADLAADLSPATLPRLTVAHDDLMEFDPNTGYFTDLSFDEAAGRIRADGADRLRTGRAFHTATPLGPDRFLIVGGLTVESAEPYAVDSIELIDLGEPPGSRVRLLKDSSGAKASLLTARAFHTATYRSADNSVVIAGGISTDGDVLNSVEIVNLDDGTVSEGTPMNSARTDHQAVLMADGKTVWVLGGRDDSNVLASTEFLELSDGATAPSAGPVMQTPRFEFAALRVSPGESDSVLVVGGYTDVEGDVTDTFEFSNDRGAEFVSRDSWRLEAPRGGLVAVEVPQSHDVVVLGGRDAAGDRVGDGEILNFGSLNDPNPYVATTTSNSTVNQRSDFTASLLLNGKVVLVGGIGTWSGTTTALDNAEYFTPK from the coding sequence ATGGCGGTTCTGCTGACGTGCTTCGCCTGTAGTGATTCTTCTTCGGGGTCGAGCGATGGCGGTTCATCGGACCACCGCAACAGGGACGATGGCTTTCCCAGCGATCAGAAATGCGTCGCCACCCAAGGAGTGACCGACACGGGGGATGCCGGACTGGACGCGTCAGCGGAAGTGCCCGTAAGGATTCAACCCTTCATGTGGGACGGCTCGGACTGGGCCACCAACCATGAGTTTAGTTCTGCCAAGCTTTACTTGAACTGTGGCACGACCGGGGAGCAAATTGAAGAGCACGAACTCGACAGCAGTTCTGGCTCGACGTGGACGGTTAGCAGCCCGGTGGGCAGCCATTTCCGCGTGGTCGTCGAGCTGTATTCCTCCGACTCGACGCTTCTAGCACGCGGTGCCACTGGTTTTTTTGACGTGGCTGAAACGGACGAACAAGTAGACTTAGGCGTCCAACTTGGTCAGCCGGGTGCCTTCGCTCCAGTTGGCTCCGTGGTGCGGCGGAACGGGCAGGCTGAACTCACGCAGAGCCGCATGGATTACCGGGCAATACGCGAGATCGACAGTGACAGATGGCTGGGACGGGTCGGGCATCGCGCAGTGCCTGTGAACTGGGGTGACAAGTTGTTGATCGTCGGTGGCGCTGACTTGGCCGCTGACCTCAGCCCGGCGACTCTGCCCCGGCTCACAGTTGCGCACGACGATCTGATGGAGTTTGACCCTAATACCGGCTACTTTACCGATCTTTCCTTCGACGAGGCTGCTGGTCGCATCAGAGCCGACGGCGCAGACCGTCTGCGCACGGGACGTGCATTTCACACGGCAACACCCCTCGGGCCCGATCGCTTCTTGATCGTCGGTGGACTCACTGTCGAGTCGGCCGAGCCATACGCGGTGGACTCGATCGAGTTGATCGATCTTGGAGAGCCACCTGGTAGTCGCGTCCGTCTGCTCAAAGATAGTTCAGGTGCCAAGGCTTCCCTTCTTACTGCTCGTGCCTTCCACACGGCCACGTATCGTTCGGCAGACAACTCAGTGGTCATCGCCGGCGGGATTTCCACTGACGGTGACGTGCTCAATTCCGTCGAGATCGTCAACCTCGACGACGGCACGGTGAGTGAGGGAACGCCGATGAACTCGGCGCGCACAGATCATCAGGCCGTGCTCATGGCGGACGGTAAGACGGTCTGGGTCCTGGGCGGACGCGACGACTCGAATGTACTTGCCTCTACTGAATTCCTCGAACTCTCGGACGGAGCGACGGCCCCCTCTGCTGGCCCTGTTATGCAAACACCGCGCTTCGAGTTCGCCGCGCTGCGTGTCTCACCAGGCGAATCCGATTCAGTTCTGGTTGTTGGCGGCTACACGGACGTCGAGGGCGACGTTACTGATACATTCGAGTTTAGCAATGACAGGGGCGCTGAGTTCGTGTCGCGTGACAGTTGGCGGTTGGAAGCCCCTCGCGGTGGGTTGGTGGCGGTAGAAGTCCCCCAAAGCCACGATGTGGTCGTCTTAGGCGGGCGCGACGCAGCAGGCGATCGCGTCGGCGACGGTGAAATTCTCAACTTCGGAAGCCTGAACGACCCCAACCCCTACGTTGCCACGACCACAAGCAACTCCACAGTGAATCAGCGAAGTGATTTTACGGCCAGCCTTCTCTTGAACGGGAAGGTGGTGTTGGTGGGCGGGATTGGCACCTGGAGCGGCACCACGACCGCGCTGGATAACGCTGAGTACTTTACGCCCAAATGA
- a CDS encoding outer membrane protein assembly factor BamD produces MGNKLSSNVPQPSKLDATIIAGLLICALLAAGFAYWRMGPAREVTDEDFQFPELTVNQQKLEQQRQEKYADVNLQQVQGEWQELIAAARQVHRAQFGGVSQEEQLKRAATVKVWANETVLGSGFDAFVVTGEPVFRECATGLDTLLGAIQSGQVTMDEAKANPPAEEFAAYRDNCGKLLPVLVERGLVTEEGKWSSKVSPHIVDLLNRYRWAHIIHDQKDPWAQLTKEGALAFARWRVEDAIGYTLEERQKFLAKLARQFPNYNAGFAYGMLAYKAGDYEKALEYFDRLAKAQPRSDYQRYAEYLRQKVGGAKGDPAGGAGDASESGSKDESATVEKSH; encoded by the coding sequence ATGGGCAACAAGCTCTCTTCGAACGTACCGCAGCCGTCCAAGCTCGACGCGACGATCATCGCCGGCCTGCTCATCTGCGCCCTGCTCGCCGCCGGGTTTGCCTATTGGCGCATGGGTCCGGCGCGCGAGGTCACCGACGAGGATTTCCAGTTCCCCGAGTTGACCGTCAATCAGCAGAAGTTGGAGCAGCAGCGTCAAGAGAAGTATGCCGACGTTAACCTGCAGCAAGTCCAAGGTGAGTGGCAAGAGCTGATCGCGGCCGCCCGCCAGGTGCACCGCGCTCAATTTGGCGGCGTCTCCCAAGAGGAGCAGCTCAAACGCGCAGCCACCGTTAAGGTCTGGGCCAACGAAACCGTGCTCGGCTCGGGCTTCGACGCCTTCGTGGTCACCGGCGAGCCCGTCTTTCGCGAATGCGCCACCGGGTTGGACACATTGCTCGGGGCGATCCAGTCCGGCCAAGTCACGATGGACGAGGCCAAGGCAAATCCGCCCGCCGAAGAATTCGCGGCCTACCGTGACAACTGCGGAAAGCTCTTGCCCGTTTTGGTCGAGCGCGGTCTGGTGACCGAGGAAGGCAAGTGGTCGTCGAAGGTCTCCCCGCACATCGTCGACCTGCTCAACCGGTACCGATGGGCGCATATCATTCACGACCAGAAAGACCCGTGGGCCCAGTTGACCAAGGAAGGCGCCCTGGCCTTTGCCCGGTGGCGCGTCGAAGATGCCATCGGCTACACCCTCGAGGAGCGCCAGAAGTTTCTTGCCAAGCTCGCCCGTCAGTTCCCCAACTACAACGCCGGCTTTGCCTACGGGATGCTCGCCTACAAGGCCGGCGACTACGAAAAGGCGCTCGAGTACTTCGACCGACTTGCCAAAGCCCAGCCGCGTTCCGATTATCAGCGGTACGCCGAGTACTTGCGCCAAAAGGTCGGCGGCGCCAAGGGTGACCCGGCGGGCGGCGCTGGCGATGCCTCCGAGTCTGGCTCGAAGGACGAATCGGCCACCGTCGAAAAAAGTCATTGA